tgagcatagtgtgaaggtagtaaatggcccataatagaatggggttttcccAGTGCTGATAAGagaatgtaaacataattcttcacagtttatagtgttgatctgggctagctagctaatatgcttacagtccaattccttcaaagaaagggaaTTGCAAACCAGTCAATGTACTActagaagatctagaatacgtcaaaaaacgtacttcttccaagaaaggaatatatatattcttctgtcaacttgctgaagtctgtttttttattcaacgcaactgtcaatataagtggggacaactgcatcgcagtcctgcttcctgaagatattgtgtgaaaggtagAAATAACActaattttggagaaagcagcgcaaggagttaattttggagaaagcagtgcaaggagttaagtttggagaaagcagcgcaaggatttAAGCGTTTGCAgaacagcgcaaggagataagagtttggagaaagcaacgtcaattttgtgtgaggattttattcgcaaggatatttatcaatgcaagtgtacaatggacttcgctgattttcgcaggacaagtgaataaggatatataacagccgtccagaacattgcaagaactttatgatcaccaacaagaagactgtTGGCTAAGTACTGATTAATTTAAAACTGTAATTGGGTAATTATATTGTGTATACAAATTGTTGTTATAAGTACCAATCATAtttaactttcaattaaagacttagattttgttagcttaatcaaacagtgcatttgtattgtgcattcgtgtgagttcgagtcaaaggtgattttggccttgagtccagcacgactcgtaacactttttgggcgggtgcggcgtgccgcacccgccctatattctctgactattgacctactttttcacatgccgcagtgttgagaaaatattcgtgccggttatatcccaaacacccacagaggtgatagtttacggcgacttttgtaattattacttgattttgatatgtaagtaatacgataaagtcgtcataggcagtaatgtgtttgattagaaaagaaataacaaaaataattatttaagtaatagaaatactatttggaaattgcagcaagatttgcagatgtttttatttgaacagtaccagttcaccagttttgctagttttcctaatctttgggctaaattaatagcatcgtgaaggccatatatatcattttatactgacagcttcagcatgtacttaaatacagcttgtatgtgcattgtgttcagtgtgtacataggctatttacttttcaaatcttgtgacaaatagtgcttgctgatgcttgtataaggtattatagacaaattaatagaatgcatgtgcaccagtagaaatggcccaggttgaataaaataaataaacatatgaatgaatattttattccctggattatttttgttgggacaaaataatgatatagtttgacgctttgaaatacagttatgttaatcataataaagttacaaagttaaaaaataatatcgaaatattgtaaaatcaaacttttcccctcataaattgtatcaaaacaacattttaaggaaattgatatgacagatttttaaacgttgatatggaaagataccccagccctgttgtctcaccaaagaagatgagcagaagtctttctatctgatgataaaaaaaactcgaGGTATGATtgcgaaaatgttttaaataactattatctacaaaagttttataacaatgttttatataaaatgttaacataaaacgtcttctgttatgatgtgaagggttaatataaaaacagggaaaagggtttgagagtggtgaatggctgatttatgcatttggctttaatttaaaacaaaaggaacaaaagaaaactgaaacaaaagaactgaaaaataaaatgaaagttatgaaaagtacagagaagtaaaaacttaaataaaaactgctttaaataacgcttcattgaagaaactgtgttgtctctttgttgcggcttgttggaatcttttttgcgccttgtataggccagtttgtcacttttaaaactggaccttcgtctattcaattgcttgtaactttacttcttgaggtcacattggattcaatgtggtgtcataatgtgcaggattagatagtgcatctaatgaaaaaacaaacttaccccaatattgtttagttttgtaattatgattattttttcaagtgtaaggatactttattggcgcagtatatttaaaAAACGCTGATAAAAACATACTGCTACAACAAGTTTAGATAACTTTATTCCAATGATTAGTGTTCAAGATGCACATGTAAGACATTGAAAAGGGAACATACTACAACTATGAAAGTCAAACTGGacatctgtgtgtgtgtgtgtgcgcaCACAATGTTCCAATgcaaaatagtaaaaatataaaGTCTAGAACAAAGGTGATAGCTGTTGCATCCTGACGCCTAGATGATTTCTTTCATTACATTTAGCTTTTTGAcctgaatttgagatttttattcAACAATGAGCCATAAAAGGATTACTGAAGCCGCGCACAATTGTACTGCTTTGTTGTAAAGGGGGGGGGTGATtggaaataacaaaatgaaaaatgcgtcattaattataatatttttagaAGGTGGtcattttttatacaattttaacaAATGGGGTCATTTTGTAGAAAATTTGAAAAGGAATCaaggagcaaaattctatttttttgttTCACATTTACCAACTTTACGATACAAATTTGCtcaaataagagaatttgaaagtttcttcATATTATTTCTGGCACTTTGATCATTGATGATAAAATTTAAGAATAaatagggtcattgggtagccgaacctaaaaaaaagggggttattggACTTGAAAAAAGAGCCTAATTACAGGCACAAACCCATCACTAAAGTTGAGAATGTCCCCGGATTTTTAACATGGAATAAAAAAAAGTATTAACATAACCACATTTAGGAGTGCCAGATAGAAACAATAGTTTTATCACTTTCACTAGAAAGGAAAAGATAACAATATTAATTTGGTCAAGAGAATGGAGGACGCAATCCAGAactatgctgagaacgcaatacatAACTATGCTGGGAACCCTATATAACCTTTTGACTTACTTAAACAACTCTTGTGAAATAAACATACAACAACCAATGAAATCGTTGTCCAATAGTCACCCAATAGTACATGAAATCTTTCACGCTTACCCCATGTACTTTAACTATTTGTACCACCACTCAGCCAAGATTCCTGCAAACTGTGTTAAGTGTTTTACCCTTTTGAATGACTTTATTCTGATTCCGCGCATCACCTTGTGACTTCAAATGAGCTGTATTGAAGCATCTAGCTTTAAGCGTTGGTTGATGCTCCACCATTAAAGCCATGTCAAATACAGTGCAAATCCCTCGCCATCAGAAAATAAACACAATCCTCTAGCAAATATTGATTTCACAATCCTAAAACAAGCAATGGTCATAACATCACTTGAGTACTTGTACGCGCAAGCAGTTTTATGTCATAACTTTTCAATTACAAATATTTTGTGGAATTTGAAAACCCAGGTCCTTTTGGGTGATATTTGAAATGTTCACATAGCATTTCCGGCACATAAGTAATatcaaatcttacaatttccaTCCACTCTCTAAAACTTGCATCTATTTCTTACCAACATTTTAGTTGGTTACACATTATCTAACCACATGTCAGTTACGCAACGGAAGTAATCTAAATTCTGAAAAATGATTGGCAGATCACAAGGTTCTCAAGTTTCAGCAAAACTCAAAACTATTCCCCAGGTGTCAACGTAGCACTGACAACATTACATACGTTCTCTACTTCACTACGTATTCTTCCTTTCCTTGAATTATCTTATCAGCGCATTACATACCATCTTGAGACTCGATATCCCCTTTAATGCCTGAGACTCTTTCACACACATAATCTTTACTGGATTCTACGAAGTGTCTCTACACACATCTCATGATATCACGTTGTGGTACGGAAAAGTGCACGTCATGGTTCTGATTATAAGCTCACAAGTAGTGCGGTTCTTTCCCAACTAAAACAAGAGTTTACACCATGTTTCACAAGAAAAATACCATCCCTGCGATTTAGGCCAGTGTATCAAAACATACGCAAGTTATTTTTGGAATGAATACACTTATTCAAGTTAAAGCCAAATtcaaaatatctacatttttggcTGCATTATGACAGGGCTGATTCTCGCCCAATTATTGATACAAAGGTGTTTGTTAAAGTAACACTCAGATCAGCGCTTTGTCACAGCCGAACTTCACTTGGCAGGAAATAATGAAAAGTGCAAAAACTGACCATGTACTTGACTATAGTATGCATTGGACATCTATTGGACATCATTAAGTTAATATACCTACTAACTTCATTGGGTTCAGTTATACAATACGCCTACACAGAAATCCACACCCCTTAAGCATTGGAGCCTGAAATAGTCCTAGATTTACAGCTAATCCAACACGTGTCGTCATAACATACTTACTGTGATTCTACACACCTTCTGGAATGTGTTCAAGCGAAGAGTCGAGGGTAATAACACAGGCGAAGTTCACGTTGAACCATAAATAACTTTAACCTCCTATCCATGGCTGTCTGGACGTCAATAGAAGTATTCATCAATATATACTGGAATATTAGAATACGCACTCACTGCGGTACTTTACCAGCAGCAACTACAGCGAAGGTGAAAATGCATATATTAAATACAACGGTGAACGGTATTATATTGCACGCAACTTGTTTTAAAGCGTTTCCCTCATTCGGTTTTCCATTGATTCAAAGCAAAAttgagcagtcaagttagctcaatcgataagacgTTCGACTATGGTTGCgacaggttgcgggttcgaatcccggcggtggttagtacgctctcgtgtaaaAAATTGagtttgaaattcccttggacaaggaacttactgctaaataGTCTCGTTGAGCCTTCGTTGTAACCGTACGAAACTCAAGGAGTTGAGTGGGTGCGTGGGTCagaattgtggaatgtctaggatgtgcgcttcttagctatAAGTCCCCGTGTTGTTGTTGTAACCACTCAGTGCCTTCCATGTGGGACTATTAGCATCTAACTTAGTTACCATGCTTCCTAGTCATGTCATTAATTTGTTAAAGAAATTTAGATAGTAGAAATTAACAGCACTAGatgacatttgaaattcactttgatcTGTTatgttatgctttgttttgttttgttttgttttaattcacATTTGTTAAGTGCCGTTATCTGCTGTGTTGGAAGGTGCAACAACCTCAAGCTTGATGACTTATGATAATAGTATGATCTAAAAGTTACATTGGACTAGGAATGCAGAAAACCAATTGAAATCGTTTGaataaaacatgttatatttCATTCTGTTGCAACACTGCATTTAAATACccatattaattaattttgtaagtGGGTTTAATCTTTTCCcttcattttaatatttcatattaCCAGAATGCCGGAGAATTACTTCACAATATCACATAATTACAACAGTATGTATATTTGATCACAGACCTATGATTTGATTAGGATCTGTGATTAGATCCAAGATGTAGCATTTATCCAAAggcaaaataaatttaaaatagatTCAGGTTATACTTCTAGGGAACACGTGGATAAttaaaaaatcactttttcttcATGCTCCACATAAATCACATGCCCACTTCACATTTTCCTAGAAAAGCCCTTATTGATTGAAACAATGCACTTTACGCGACTAAGAGAGAAGAATGTTTTGCTGCTGTGGATCTGCAACAAAAGACATATATATAATTTCATATGATGATTCTTTTAGTATCatgatcaaaataatatatataattcaACAGTGTGGCAATAAAACTGGCAAGAGTTTCCACAAGGAATCCTGATCCAATATAGAACAAAATAGCAATATACTTCAGGTTCTTTATTTCATAGGGGAATACACACAATTTCCTGTGACATACATGGTTGTAATACATATTGATGGTATAACAGTACTTGGTATCAAATTGTTGCACATAATTCGTAGCAGGTTTATTGtatatttcatttttcaaaattgtgggTGATATAGTTGATTattaattctgttttcattaaTTCTGTTACTCCGCAATACTATAAATACCAGCTTTCATTCATTTACTCCCAGCGAATTGGCCTTTGGCATTTGATACAATTGGTCTACCTAGTCCCTTTGGTGAATATAATATCCGGCATCCAGCTTGGATTCAAAGGTTAAAAAACAGCTTACAAGATAACTTATTGCTCTTCTTTGAACCACCACTCTAGACCTATAGTACCATAGTGGCTGTTCAACAATACCGCATTTAACTGTAGAATATCAAGTGGCTCTCCGTAACTGACACCAAACATTGAAATTCAACAGGATATTTTGCTCCCAAACCAATTGGCACTATACTATTTATATTGCATTATTTTAATATACAGCTCTTAGGCTTTTATGTTTCTTATGAACTATACTCCCACACTTGGATACTTCTGTCAGGGGCATTATGAGTAGACTGTACTGTTTAAGTAAACATTGCATGTTGTTAtatcaacattttataaaacattgaAGTGCAAGAATTTAATTCAAGTGACTTCATCTTTCCCAAGACATTGAGTAAGAAAATGGCACTAACAATAAAATCGCTTGGGCATTACTTTGGTTCACTTAAGTACACTGGACTTGTGATTGTTGTGTTGTAGCCGATCTTGAGGTATGAAACAAATAGGAAGACACATGATGCTACCATATGTGATACAAGAGATTGCTTGTTCTTGGATTGCAATGATCAATggtcaattacttatttttctgGTAGTCCCGGTATGACAATCTTTATGTATGTCTTTTTGCTTCAATTTTGTTTGCTTTCTtcctttaaaatatttacaacTATCACTACTTGGATACAAAATGTCTTTAAATACAAGAAGTTGTTTGAAGGCCAAACGAAATGGTAATGGAAAAGCATTCTATGTCAACATATAAAACATGGCTTTCAACACCGTGCCTAATAACACAGCGGTAGAGTAGCCATGGTTCTTCCAGAGGGGAGGgtgaaggcaactttcaagggaaacaatttgatcaaaataaaagGATTACTGAAGCCGCACAATTGTACTGCTTTGTTTTAAAGGGTGGGTGATtggaaataacaaaatgaaaaatgcgtcattaattataatatttttaaaaggttGTCATTTAACAAATGGGGTCATTTTGTAGAAAATTTGAAAAGGAATCaaggagcaaaattctatttttttttttttttcacatttaccAACTTTACGATACAAATTTGCtcaaataagagaatttgaaagtttttttatattatttctgGCACTTTGATCATTGATGATAAATTTTAAGAATAGatagggtcattgggtagccgaacctagaaaaaaagggggttattggACTTGAAAAAGAGCCTAATTACATGCACAAACCCGTCACTAAAGTTGAGAATGTCCTTGGATTTTTAacatggaataaaaaaaatattaacataatcacatatttattatttatttattttattcatatttatccagggtagcccaattcagccgatagctggtcttacatggggccctgcaatacatttacataacattaaaaggcaacaattttcaacatgcaatttatataaaatatacaactattagttacaaaattaaaatacagaaatatatacaattttcaaagtagaatagaaatacatcattaacaagtacatgctcaatttttttaagacttgaatctttgcttgaaaaTCTGCACATTTATAgaacttcttacatcattactcagtttattccaaacctcaaccccactgtatgaaaaagatgatttaaagtacccagtgtcataaccatttgtgcaaggcggtagagccaataaattggacgcaacttgtctggtgttcacattatgtttttcatgtacataagaaaacctgttgataaggtactgtggtgatatatcgttaagacatttaaacattaacagtgatttgaaatacattgcacgatttggaagtgattcccaacctaatataggaaacattatatcagaagacgtaaggtagTTGGCACGCAATATTATTCTAGCACATCGCTTTTAGGAGTGCCAGTAAGAAACAATAGTTTTATCACGGGAATGTAATTTTGACTGCTGTGGCGTAGACATAATGTAGAACAATTtaaaactgattcacacaagcaataGTAAAATTTCACTTACGAGTGGAATTTTCTTCAGCACTGAGTTGGCGTAGTACTGGAAGACGTACCGCTACTCGGGATACGTGATCTGGGCAATGAACCCAAACCACTTGACCCGAGTAGCCTCTTGTAGGCGGCTGGTAGGGGGTGTTAAGAAAGACCCCACTGCCAAGTATAAAAAATCTCTTGGTGGATCAACTCAAAGTCCTCAAAGACGAGGAGTGGATTGACTTTAAGTTGTACAGACAGCTGTACCCCACCACGGCTGTTGTACCCAAGTTCTATGGCCCTCCTAAGGTCCATAAACCTTCGTGCCCACTTAGGCCGATAGTGGCGAGTCGCGGTTCCATTACGTATGACACAGCTAAATTTGTGGCCAACATCCTGTCCCCCCTTGTTGGTAATTCTGAAAGACATCTGCAGAACAGTGAGGACTTAGTCAACAAGATGTCTAAATTCACTCTCGGTCCCGATGAATGCCTTGTGTCCTTTGATGTCACAGCCCTCTTCACGTGCGTTCCGGTGGATGAAAGTTTGGTGATTGTAAAGGACTTGTTAACAGCGGACTCCACCTTAGAGTCCAGAACTGATCTTAGCCCGCAGCAAGTTACTGACCTTCTGACCACCTACTTCGTTTACAACGACAAGTTTTATGTCCAACGCGAGGGTGCGGGGATGGGCTCCCCCGTAAACCCGATCATTGCGAATGTCTTCATGTAGAACTTTGAAGAGAAGGCTCTTCAATCGTGTGCTAATCCCCCCAAATACTGGGGGCGCTATGTCGATGACATTATGGTGATTATGGACAAAGCTGAGGTAGATACGTTCACTCAACACCTGAACTCTGTGCACCCATCCATCAAATTCACGGTTGAACTTGAAAGCAACAATGGGTGCAACAATGTACTCGCGATGCTTGACACCCTCATCACTCGTGCTCCTGACGGTAAGCTGGTCTTCAGTGTCTACTGCAAAAGTACCCACACCGACCAGTACTTAAATTTCTCCAGTCACCAGCCATTGGAACACAAGCTAGGAGTGATTACAACTCTGACTCACCGCGCAAAAACTTTGTCATCTGACAGCACTCTTCTTGAAAAAGAATTAGATCATGTCAAGAAGTCACTGTCCATATGCGAATACACCAAATGGACCTGGACTGCGCCGAGTAGTAGGAAACGGGACCCCAAACCTCGCAGGAGTGACACCCCCTCCAAAGGTCACGTCTCGTTACCCTACGTACAAGACGTGACGGAAGCGATAAACAGGAAAATCAGGAGTGCGGGTGTTACTGTTCATGTCAAACCCTCGAACACCATCAGGAGCATGGTGGTGTCGCCCAAGGACAAAGTAAAGACACTGGACCGTTCGGGGTCCATCTATCAAATCCAATGTAAAGACTGTCCATCACAATTTATAGGTGAGACTGAAAAAGCTCTCGGAAAAAGGGTTTCCGAACACAAAAGAGAGCCCTCGCCGGTTGGAGGACATATGAAATCTGCTAGACACTCCTTTGACCCTGGTGAGGTCAAGGTGTTGGACAGCGATTCCAGGTGGTTTCAGGGAGGGGTTAAGGAAGCGGTGTACATCGCAGCCTCCGAACCGGACCTCAATAAAGATCAGGGACGCCACcccccacaccgacatcgcctggctaataattatttggtgcagcagagacattaaaatgaatacacgggatccatacacgtgaattgctatgcacgattttgatatcagacgaaaatcttcggatactgggttacaaaatgatgaatatctcccgtaaatgaattttctcaagaaaccagatgtggtctcatacacttgaaaatacgtgttgaacagatattatagtcgttagcgtgcgctttgaaaattggccgtgcgctttgaagtcaaaatttgaccaaaactctcaattttatattgcgttggtcctatatggactacagcgcgcagcaggctatagcggcactcactcaagtggagagagtataaccattgaccgcaatgtcgtatacaagcttgctcacagagcgagaaatcaattaccccgtctatacagtagccttagtcaagtcacttcgctaataatatgcatctcataaggtccgaataaaatggtcataggtggctgtggattcaacctaccatggcgatttctactatgaagatatcggggcgatgtcactgtgccccCTACCAGCTGCCTATAAGAGGCTACTCGGGTCAAGTGGTTTGGGTTCATTGCCCAGATCACGTGTCCCGAGTAGCGGTACGTCTTCCAGTACTACGCCAactcagtgctgaagaagtgacctcggatgaggcacgaaaattccactcgtaagtgaaattttactattgcttgtgtgaatcagttttaAATTGTTCTACATTAAATAGTTTTATCACTTTGCAAATAAAGTCACTTTTCTCTAGAAAGGAAAAGATTAACAATAGAAACAATATTAATTTGGTCAAGAAAATGGAGGACGCAATCCAGAACTATGCTGAGAACACAATGCATCACTATGCTGAGAACCCTATATAATCTTTTTGACTTACTTAAACAACTCTTGTGAAATAAACATACAACAACCAAGATAAATCGTTGTCCAATAGTACATGAAATCTTTCACGCTTACCCCATGTACTTTAACTATTTGTACCACCACTCAACCAAGATTCCTGCAAACTGTGTTAAGTGTTTTACCCTTTTGAATGACTTTATTCTCAATCCACGCATCACCTTGTGACTTCAAATGAGCTGTATTGAAGCATCTAGCTTTTAGCGTTGGTTGATGCTCCACCATTAAAGCCATGTCAAATACAGAGCAAATCCCTCGCCATCAGAAAATAAACAATCCTCTAGCAAATATTGATTTCACAATCCTAAAACAAGCAATGGCCACAACATCACGTGAGTACTTGTATGCGCAAGCAGTTTTATGTCATAACTTTTCAATTACAAATATTTTGTGGAATTTCAAAACCCAGGTCCTTTTGGGAGATATTTGAAATGTTCAAATAGCATTTCCGGCACGTAAGTAATatcaaatcttacaatttccaTCCACTCTCTGAAACATTCATCTATTTCTTACCAACATTTTAGTTGGTTACACATTATCTAACCACATGTCAGTTACGCAATGGAAGTAATCTAAATTCTGAAAATGATTGGCAGATCACAAGGTTCTCAAGTTTCAGCAAAACTCAAAACTATTCCCCAGGTGTCAACGTAGCACTGACAACATTACATACGTTCTCTACTTCACTACGTATTCTTCCTTTCCTTGAATTATCTTATCAGCGCATTACGTACCATCTTGAGACTCGATATCCCCTTTAATGCCCGAGACTCTTTCACAACACATAATCTTTACTGGATTCTACGAAGTGTCTCTACACACATCTCATGAAGTCACGTTGTGGTACGGAAAAAGTGCACGTCATGGTTCTGATTATAAGCTCACAAGTAGTGCGGTTCTTTCCCAACTAAAACAAGAGTTTACACCATGTTTCACAAGAAAAATACCATCCCTGCGATTTAGGCCAGTGTATCAAAACATACGCAAGTTATTTTTGGAATGAATACACTTATGCAAGTTAAAGCAAAATtcaaaatatctacatttttggcTGCATTATGACAGGGCTGATTCTCTCCCAATTATTGATACAAATGTGTTTGTTAAAGTAACACTCAGATCAGCGCTTTGTCACCGCCGAACTTCGCTTGGCAGGAAATAATGAAAAGTGCAAAAACTAACCATGTACTTGACCATAATATGCATTGGACATCTATTGGACATCATTAAGTTAATATACCTACTAACTTAATTGGGTTCAGTTATACGCCTACACAGAAATCCACACCCCTTAAGCATTGGAACCTGAAATAGTCCTAGATTTACAGCTAATCCAACACGTGTCGTCATAACATACTTACTGTGATTCTACACACCTTCTGGAATGTGTTCAAGCGAAGAGTCGAGGGTAATAACACAGGCGAAGATCACGTTGAACCATAAATAACTTTAACCTCCTTTCAAACAATATCAATAGCCTGATAATGATATGGTTGACCCACTATATCGATGATCTTGTGTGACCTTGATTCAGTCCAGAACAAACTAAAAAGAATGTCAACTCCGTTTCTTTATCTTGGCGATGCGAGTTGAATAGCCTCTGTCTTCAAAACCCCAAATCCATGTCCTCCTACATCTTGTCTGACTCAAGGTCACCAACGATTATCATCAAGGCAAGTCCATATCAGCATAATATTATTCCTTTGATTATGCTCGGCCCCTCTAAAAATACATTATCTATGAATTTGCCGTTAACTAAATTGactaatttcattaaaattgtgcTCCTTATGA
Above is a genomic segment from Amphiura filiformis chromosome 17, Afil_fr2py, whole genome shotgun sequence containing:
- the LOC140137348 gene encoding uncharacterized protein encodes the protein MVIMDKAEVDTFTQHLNSVHPSIKFTVELESNNGCNNVLAMLDTLITRAPDGKLVFSVYCKSTHTDQYLNFSSHQPLEHKLGVITTLTHRAKTLSSDSTLLEKELDHVKKSLSICEYTKWTWTAPSSRKRDPKPRRSDTPSKGHVSLPYVQDVTEAINRKIRSAGVTVHVKPSNTIRSMVVSPKDKVKTLDRSGSIYQIQCKDCPSQFIGETEKALGKRVSEHKREPSPVGGHMKSARHSFDPGEVKVLDSDSRPSASSSEIRLYEYFGGQLDNEPRTHHKDPAILLNIRWQVTDPTH